The sequence CATCGCTTACTTCGGCGCGTGTCGGTCGCGGATTGTTGATCATAGATTCTAACATTTGCGTTGCCACGATTACAGGTTTACCTAACTCGCTGCATTTTCGAATTATTTCTTTTTGAATTAAAGGTACTGCTTCGAGTTTTGCGAAATATATTTTTTAATCTCCTCAATATCATTTATCGAACGGACAAAAGATAAAGCACAATAATCGATGCCATGTTTAATTCCGAAATCCAGATCGTTTTTGTCTTTCTCTGTAAGTGCGGGCGAACTCACAGCCACGCCTGGCAAGTTTATCCCTTTATGCGAGTATAACTCGCCACCGTCGATGACCTTGCATGTAATATTTCGCCCCTTAACATTTACTACCGTCAGTTCAAATAAGTTGTGAGGATTTTTAACTTCGAACTTTTATCTGAATAGAGATCAGAATCCGTTGTGATAATAATTTTATCGTTCTTGTTAACCACAATAGGTTCTGTGTGTAGTTTCCCGATTCTGATTTTCGGTCCTTGTAAATCCTGAATAATCGCAATGTTCTGGCGAGTAATTTTCGCGGCTTTCCGGATGTTTTGGATGTAATCGAGATGCTCGTTATGTGTACCGTGCGAAAAATTCAAACGAGTTGAATCCATTCCCGCCTGTATCAGTTGTACGATTTTATCAACCGTTGCAACAGAGGGACCGATTGTACATACGATTTTGGTTTTACCACATTTAGAGTTCATAAATTTATTCTCTATTGATATATTTTTCTTTGATTATACAGACATACTGGTTTAATTAACTGAAGTTACGCAGAATTGACTTTTTGTCATGTTGAGCGAAGCGAAACAT comes from Bacteroidota bacterium and encodes:
- a CDS encoding pyruvate kinase, whose translation is MNSKCGKTKIVCTIGPSVATVDKIVQLIQAGMDSTRLNFSHGTHNEHLDYIQNIRKAAKITRQNIAIIQDLQGPKIRIGKLHTEPIVVNKNDKIIITTDSDLYSDKSSKLKILTTYLN